The following coding sequences are from one Saccopteryx bilineata isolate mSacBil1 chromosome 3, mSacBil1_pri_phased_curated, whole genome shotgun sequence window:
- the LOC136330105 gene encoding LOW QUALITY PROTEIN: zinc finger protein 211-like (The sequence of the model RefSeq protein was modified relative to this genomic sequence to represent the inferred CDS: inserted 1 base in 1 codon; deleted 1 base in 1 codon): protein MLKLGNVALYFSREEWCLLDEAQRHLYLDVMLENFALISSLGCCYGTDDMEKHIEENISVEVSQAKNPNIALSSQSSHPCKSCGPTGQGCGAVLRDIFLLVDQQGTQNCRKLLMYGACSKQFYFSSEDVQSQAQHVEKKPLRRGVHSVSLVKGCNFDVSQKPSTCGEVGQSILSSSGHLQQPASHTRDRSNEMSTSWMTSQKRKNYYNQKECKKATGCYKTLFQVSVHNVRQGFVCHEFKKCFTRIFGLRYHQSLHTEQRPYECRECAKSFIRKSILRPWPVGSAVEPSEKYKKKKKRKSILYCRERVHTRKRSYGCSECGKSYFSNCALRFHQISHWRKAYECSECGKSFFRIYDLSSHQGVHTEERPYGCRECGKFFKGTHDLHIHQRVHSGERPHKCSECGISFIRPSHLSSHQRTHKEKGPHLCCKCEKYFTLKNGLLHERIHIVERPYGCSECGKTFISNTGLYCHQRIHTGVRPYGCSTCGKSYFYKFHXKHMRVHIGGHS from the exons atgctcaagctag GGAATGTTGCCCTGTACTTCTCCAGGGAAGAATGGTGCCTCCttgatgaggctcagagacaccTGTACCTGgatgtgatgctggagaactTTGCACTTATATCCTCACTGG GTTGCTGCTATGGAACAGATGACATGGAGAAACATATTGAAGAGAACATTTCTGTAGAAGTATCACAGGCAAAGAATCCTAATATAGCTTTGTCTTCCCAGTCAAGTCACCCATGTAAAAGTTGTGga ccaaccggccagggctgtggagCAGTCTTGAGAGACATTTTTCTCTTGGTCGATCAGCAGGGAACACAAAACTGCCGGAAACTGCTGATGTATGGGGCATgttcaaaacaattttatttcagtTCGGAGGATGTCCAGAGCCAGGCTCAGCACGTGGAAAAGAAGCCTTTGAGAAGAGGTGTGCACAGCGTCTCACTTGTGAAGggctgtaattttgatgtgtcccAGAAACCTTCTACTTGTGGGgaggttgggcagagcatcctttCCAGCTCTGGACATCTTCAACAGCCAGCTTCTCACACCAGGGACAGGTCAAATGAAATGTCTACATCTTGGATgacttctcaaaaaagaaaaaattattacaaCCAGAAAGAATGTAAAAAAGCCACTGGGTGCTACAAGACACTTTTTCAGGTCAGTGTCCATAATGTAAGACAGGGTTTTGTgtgtcatgaatttaaaaaatgttttacaagaATCTTTGGCCTTCGTTATCACCAGAGCCTTCACACTGAACAGAGGCCTTATGAGTGTAGAGAATGTGCAAAATCCTTTATTAGAAAATCTAtccttcggccctggccggttggctcagcggtagagc cttcagaaaaatacaaaaaaaaaaaaaaaagaaaatctatcctTTATTGTCGTGAGAGAGTTCACACAAGAAAAAGGTCTTATggatgcagtgaatgtggaaaatcTTATTTCAGTAACTGTGCCCTTCGATTTCATCAGATTTCACATTGGAGAAAGGCCTatgagtgcagtgaatgtgggaaatccttTTTCAGGATCTATGACCTTAGTAGTCATCAAGGAGTTCACACAGAAGAAAGGCCATATGGGTGCAGGGAATGTGGGAAGTTTTTTAAGGGGACACATGACCTTCATATTCATCAGAGAGTTCACAGTGGAGAAAGGCCTCAcaagtgcagtgaatgtgggataTCTTTTATCAGGCCCTCTCACCTTTCTTCTCATCAGCGCACTCACAAGGAAAAAGGGCCTCATCTGTGCtgtaaatgtgaaaaatattttacc ctAAAAAATGGTCTTCTTCATGAGAGAATTCACATTGTAGAAAGGCCTTATgggtgcagtgaatgtgggaaaactTTTATCTCTAACACTGGTCTTTATTgtcatcagagaattcacactggagTGAGGCCATATGGGTGCAGTACATGTGGGAAATCGTATTTCTACAAGTTTC CTAAGCACATGAGAGTTCACATTGGAGGACATTCTTAG